DNA from Spirochaetaceae bacterium:
CAACCTGAAGGACGCGGACCTGTACAGCTTCCGCCTGCGGGCGTGATGGCGGTCGCCTCCGACAGGACGCGCGCGCTGCTGCGCGAGATGTACCGCCACCGCGCCTACTACCTGATCATCCTGCCCGCCATCGTCTGCTTCATCGTCGTCAAGTACATCCCGATCGGCGGCATCGTGCTGGCATTCAAGAACTACACCATCACCGGCGGCATCTGGGGCAGCGAGTGGGCCGGTTTCAAGTACTTCGAACGCATGCTCGGCAGCGCCGACTTCCTGCGCGTGTTCCGCAACACCATCGTCATCAGCCTGCTCAAGATGGCCACCGTGTTCCCGGCCCCGATCGTGTTCGCGCTGATGCTCAACGAGGTATTCAACCTGCGGCTCAAGAAGACCTTCCAGACCATCAGCTACCTGCCCCACTTCATCTCCTGGGTGGTGGCCGCCGGCCTGTTCCGTTCCTTCCTGTCGTTCGAGGGGCCGGTCAACTACCTGCTGGAGCTGTTTACCGATCAGCGCGTGGTGTTCATGAAGGACCCGTTCTTCTTCATGATGGTGGTGGTCACCTCGGGCGTGTGGAAAACGGTCGGCTGGGGGTCGATCATCTACCTGGCCGCCATCGCCGGCATCGACCCGGAGTTGTACGATGCCGCGGAAATCGACGGCGCCGGGCGCATGCAGCGCATCGTGCACATCACCCTGCCCGCCATCCTGCCGGTGATCGTGGTGCTGTTCCTGCTGCGCATCGGCGAGATCTTCGACGCCGGCTTCGACCAGATCTTCAACCTGTACAGTCCGATCGTGTACTCGGTGGGCGACATCATCGACACCTACGTCTACCGGCAGGGGCTGGTGAACCTGCAGTTCAGCTACACCACGGCGGTGGGGCTGAGCAAGAACATCCTCGGCCTGATCATGCTGCTGATCATGAACTACGTGGTAAAGCGGCTCGGCGCCCGCGGGACGGTGCTGTGACGGTGGTGGTCCGATGAGACGGCAGCGGACCGGCGAGGACCTGGCCATCGACACCACCGTGCTGATCGTGATGGTGCTGGTGTCGCTGTCGATCGTGTACCCGTTCTGGAAGATGCTGGTGGACTCGTTCAGCACCCCTGCGGCGGCGATCAAGATGGGCCTGAAGCTGTTTCCCGAGGAGGCGAGCTTGCAGTCGTACCGGGAGGTGTTCTCCAAGAACAGCGTGGCGATCGGCTACATGAACACCCTGATCCGGGCGATCTCCGGCACCGTCCTGAC
Protein-coding regions in this window:
- a CDS encoding ABC transporter permease subunit, with amino-acid sequence MAVASDRTRALLREMYRHRAYYLIILPAIVCFIVVKYIPIGGIVLAFKNYTITGGIWGSEWAGFKYFERMLGSADFLRVFRNTIVISLLKMATVFPAPIVFALMLNEVFNLRLKKTFQTISYLPHFISWVVAAGLFRSFLSFEGPVNYLLELFTDQRVVFMKDPFFFMMVVVTSGVWKTVGWGSIIYLAAIAGIDPELYDAAEIDGAGRMQRIVHITLPAILPVIVVLFLLRIGEIFDAGFDQIFNLYSPIVYSVGDIIDTYVYRQGLVNLQFSYTTAVGLSKNILGLIMLLIMNYVVKRLGARGTVL